In Achromobacter xylosoxidans A8, a single window of DNA contains:
- a CDS encoding SulP family inorganic anion transporter → MASHTSASKDMSAAGWLRWLPGLAMLRSYQAAWLPKDLAAGLVLTTMLVPVGIAYAEASGVPGVYGLYATIIPLLAYALFGPSRILVLGPDSALAAPILAVVLSVSEGDPMRAVAAASLMALVAGLFCIVMGLLRLGFITELLSKPIRYGYMNGIALTVLVSQLPKLFAISIEDAGPLRELVQLGQAVYQGQTNWYSFAVGAATLAVILLLKRFERVPGILIAVILATLAVSLLHLDSQGVKVLGEIPQGLPKFALPWLSNADLVKIALGGCAVALIAFADTSVLSRTYAARTNTRVDPNQEMVGLGVANLAAGFFQGFPISSSASRTPVAEAAGSRTQLTGVVGAIAVAVLLVAAPNLLRYLPNSALAAVVIAAAIGLFEFKDLRRIYRIQQWEFWLSMACFAGVAVFGAIPGICLAVVLAVIEFLWDGWRPHYAVLGRVPNLRGYHDLKRYPNASLIDGLVLFRWDAPLFFANAELFQQRLMEAVDASPTPVRRVVVAAEPVTSVDVTSADMLRELSRSLAQRGAALHFAEMKDPVRDKLKRFELTEIFGDDRFHPTVGSAVDSYSDARPGGAALRMAPESSAGSCRMP, encoded by the coding sequence ATGGCATCCCATACTTCCGCCTCCAAGGATATGTCCGCCGCCGGCTGGCTGCGCTGGCTGCCCGGGCTGGCGATGCTCCGGTCGTACCAGGCCGCCTGGCTGCCGAAGGACCTGGCCGCGGGCCTGGTGCTGACCACCATGCTGGTGCCAGTCGGCATCGCCTATGCCGAAGCATCCGGCGTCCCAGGCGTCTATGGGCTTTATGCCACCATCATCCCGCTATTGGCCTATGCGCTGTTCGGCCCCAGCCGCATTCTGGTGCTGGGGCCGGACTCCGCCCTGGCCGCGCCCATCCTGGCGGTGGTGCTCAGCGTTTCGGAAGGCGATCCCATGCGCGCCGTGGCCGCGGCCAGCCTGATGGCCTTGGTCGCCGGGCTGTTCTGCATCGTCATGGGTTTGCTGCGGCTGGGCTTCATCACCGAGCTGCTGTCCAAGCCGATCCGCTACGGCTACATGAACGGCATTGCCTTGACGGTGCTGGTCAGCCAGTTGCCCAAGCTGTTCGCCATCTCCATCGAGGACGCTGGTCCGCTGCGCGAACTGGTGCAGTTGGGACAGGCCGTGTATCAGGGCCAGACCAATTGGTACAGCTTCGCGGTGGGGGCGGCGACCCTGGCGGTGATCCTGCTGCTCAAGCGCTTCGAGCGCGTGCCGGGCATCCTGATCGCGGTGATCCTGGCGACGCTGGCGGTCAGCCTGTTGCACCTGGATTCCCAGGGCGTGAAAGTGCTGGGCGAGATTCCGCAGGGGCTGCCCAAGTTCGCCTTGCCATGGCTCAGCAACGCGGACCTGGTCAAGATTGCGCTGGGCGGCTGCGCGGTGGCGCTGATCGCGTTCGCGGATACCAGCGTGCTGTCGCGCACCTATGCCGCGCGCACCAATACGCGGGTCGATCCGAACCAGGAAATGGTGGGCCTGGGCGTGGCCAACCTGGCGGCCGGCTTCTTCCAGGGCTTTCCGATCAGCAGCAGCGCGTCGCGCACGCCGGTTGCCGAGGCGGCGGGTTCGCGTACGCAGCTCACGGGCGTGGTGGGCGCGATTGCGGTGGCGGTCTTGCTGGTCGCGGCGCCGAATCTGCTGCGTTACCTGCCGAACAGCGCGCTGGCCGCCGTGGTGATCGCCGCGGCCATCGGCCTGTTCGAATTCAAGGACCTGCGGCGCATCTACCGCATCCAGCAATGGGAATTCTGGCTGTCGATGGCATGCTTTGCCGGCGTGGCGGTGTTCGGCGCCATTCCTGGCATCTGCCTGGCGGTGGTCCTCGCCGTCATCGAATTCCTGTGGGACGGCTGGCGCCCGCACTACGCGGTGCTGGGCCGGGTGCCCAACCTGCGCGGCTACCACGACCTGAAGCGCTATCCGAATGCCTCGCTGATCGACGGCCTGGTGCTGTTCCGCTGGGACGCGCCGTTGTTCTTCGCCAATGCCGAGCTGTTCCAGCAACGCCTGATGGAAGCCGTGGACGCCTCGCCCACGCCGGTGCGCCGGGTGGTGGTGGCGGCCGAGCCGGTCACCAGCGTCGATGTCACCTCGGCGGACATGCTGCGCGAACTGAGCCGCAGCCTGGCCCAGCGCGGCGCCGCGCTCCATTTCGCGGAAATGAAGGATCCCGTGCGCGACAAGCTCAAGCGCTTCGAGTTGACCGAGATATTCGGCGACGACCGGTTCCACCCCACGGTGGGGAGCGCGGTGGACAGCTATTCCGATGCTCGCCCCGGTGGGGCAGCGCTTCGGATGGCTCCGGAGTCCTCGGCAGGCAGTTGCCGGATGCCTTGA
- a CDS encoding SgcJ/EcaC family oxidoreductase has product MTQMHNPEDVPGAFQAAWNDHDMQALGALFHEDATFVNRFGHYVRGVDEIVKMHAPIHATIYGDSTLANELVGVTPIGADAAIVHFWSRLAAGAAHPAGAHAVDTMILAVLTRQAGAWRIKALENVTLVNPRTGVAVLRDGG; this is encoded by the coding sequence ATGACGCAAATGCACAATCCCGAAGACGTCCCAGGCGCGTTCCAGGCCGCCTGGAACGATCATGACATGCAGGCGCTAGGCGCGTTGTTCCATGAGGACGCAACGTTTGTGAACCGGTTCGGCCACTATGTGCGCGGCGTCGACGAAATCGTCAAGATGCATGCTCCCATTCACGCCACCATCTATGGCGATTCCACGCTGGCGAACGAACTCGTCGGCGTGACGCCGATCGGCGCCGACGCGGCGATCGTGCACTTCTGGAGCCGCCTGGCGGCCGGCGCGGCCCATCCGGCGGGCGCGCATGCCGTCGACACCATGATTCTTGCCGTGCTAACGCGGCAGGCCGGCGCCTGGCGCATCAAGGCACTGGAGAACGTCACGCTGGTGAATCCCCGTACGGGCGTGGCTGTGCTGAGGGATGGCGGCTGA
- a CDS encoding YciI family protein, protein MSYLLFIVEPVGQRAQRTPQEGREAYAQMLRYAEDLSSRGLLARAESLKSESEAVRLQIRDGERSLLDGPYAEAKEMIGGFFLLNCETREEALALAAECPAAQWATVEVRELGPCFM, encoded by the coding sequence ATGTCCTATCTGCTTTTCATCGTCGAACCGGTGGGCCAGCGCGCCCAACGCACGCCCCAAGAAGGCCGTGAAGCCTATGCGCAGATGCTGCGCTATGCCGAAGACCTGAGCTCGCGCGGCCTGCTGGCCCGCGCGGAATCCCTGAAGTCCGAATCGGAAGCCGTGCGCTTGCAGATCCGCGACGGCGAACGCTCCCTGCTGGACGGTCCCTATGCCGAAGCCAAGGAAATGATCGGCGGCTTCTTCCTGTTGAACTGCGAAACCCGGGAAGAGGCGTTGGCGCTGGCGGCCGAATGCCCGGCAGCGCAATGGGCCACGGTGGAAGTCCGCGAACTGGGTCCGTGCTTCATGTAG
- a CDS encoding YciI family protein: MRYMIIVRATPDSEAGVMPQESLLAAMATYHEALAKAGVLLDANGLHPSSKGWRVQYDQGQRKIVDGPFAETKELIAGYTMIQVRSREEAMQWALRFPEPFPGQPCAVEVRQVFELDEFGPSEGVERYRRIPGNGQ, from the coding sequence ATGCGATACATGATCATCGTCCGGGCCACGCCGGACAGTGAGGCCGGCGTGATGCCGCAGGAAAGCCTGCTCGCCGCCATGGCGACCTATCACGAGGCGCTGGCCAAGGCCGGCGTGCTGCTGGACGCCAACGGCCTGCACCCTTCCTCCAAGGGCTGGCGGGTGCAGTACGACCAGGGCCAGCGCAAGATCGTCGACGGTCCGTTTGCCGAGACCAAGGAGCTGATCGCCGGCTACACCATGATCCAGGTGCGTTCGCGCGAGGAAGCCATGCAATGGGCGCTGCGCTTTCCCGAGCCCTTCCCCGGCCAGCCCTGCGCCGTCGAAGTGCGCCAGGTCTTCGAGCTGGACGAGTTCGGCCCCAGCGAGGGCGTCGAACGCTACCGACGGATACCCGGCAACGGTCAATGA
- a CDS encoding SRPBCC family protein — protein MLKTLLLIVLAAIVLVLAYAATRPDTFRVERSAQIQAPPARLFPLINDLHAFNTWNPYEKKDPAIKGTYGAVTAGPGATYAWESKEVGVGQMQIESAVPDASVAMRLTFIKPFSAVNQVNFTLAPAGDGTRVTWAMEGRLNYVAKLMHLFFNMDSMVGKDFEDGLANLKTLAERR, from the coding sequence ATGCTGAAAACCCTGCTGCTCATCGTTCTGGCCGCCATCGTGCTGGTACTGGCCTACGCGGCCACGCGCCCGGACACCTTCCGCGTCGAACGCAGCGCGCAAATCCAGGCGCCGCCGGCGCGCCTGTTTCCCCTGATCAACGATCTGCATGCCTTCAACACCTGGAATCCCTACGAAAAGAAGGACCCCGCGATCAAGGGTACCTATGGCGCGGTGACGGCCGGCCCGGGCGCGACCTACGCATGGGAAAGCAAGGAAGTGGGCGTGGGCCAGATGCAGATAGAAAGCGCCGTGCCGGACGCTTCGGTGGCCATGCGGCTGACCTTCATCAAGCCCTTCTCCGCCGTCAACCAGGTCAACTTCACCCTGGCGCCGGCCGGCGACGGCACGCGAGTCACCTGGGCCATGGAAGGCCGGCTGAACTATGTCGCCAAACTGATGCACCTCTTTTTCAACATGGACAGCATGGTCGGGAAGGATTTCGAAGACGGGCTGGCCAACCTCAAGACCCTGGCAGAAAGGCGCTAG
- a CDS encoding VOC family protein, with protein sequence MHNQIFVNLPINDMQKSQAFFKGLGFSFNPQFTNDQGACMVVSENIYVMLLVKDFFQTFTGKPVADATKSTEVLIALSCDSRAEVDEQVARALAGGGTAPRQPQDHGFMYAHGFEDLDGHVWELVYMVPGEVPNA encoded by the coding sequence ATGCACAACCAGATCTTCGTCAATCTCCCCATCAATGACATGCAGAAATCGCAGGCCTTCTTCAAGGGCTTGGGCTTCAGCTTCAATCCGCAATTCACCAACGACCAGGGCGCCTGCATGGTCGTGAGCGAGAACATCTACGTCATGCTGCTGGTGAAGGATTTCTTCCAGACCTTTACCGGCAAGCCGGTGGCCGACGCCACGAAATCCACCGAGGTGCTGATCGCGCTGTCCTGCGACAGCCGCGCCGAGGTGGACGAACAGGTGGCGCGCGCCCTCGCCGGCGGCGGCACCGCTCCGCGCCAGCCCCAGGACCACGGTTTCATGTACGCCCACGGCTTCGAGGACCTGGACGGCCATGTCTGGGAGCTGGTGTACATGGTTCCCGGCGAAGTGCCCAACGCATGA
- a CDS encoding RNA polymerase sigma factor — translation MTQEAVHRAIEAVWRIEAASVIAGVARLVRDVGLAEELAQDALVAALERWPETGVPDNPGAWLMTTAKNRARDRLRLNALHTRKHEQIGHELEALQADVEPDFVDALDAARQDDIGDDLLRLVFTACHPLLSTEARVALTLRLLGGLTTAEIARAFLASESTIAQRIVRAKRSLSAANVPFEVPRAEERAPRLASVLEVIYLIFNEGYSATSGDDWVRPALCDEALRLGRILAQLAPGESEVHGLTALMELQASRLHARTDAQGRPVLLMEQDRGRWDPLLIRRGLAALALSDSLGAPRGPYALQAELAACHARARTPEETDWPRIVALYDALAQAMPSPVVELNRAVAVGMAFGPQAGLDLADHLAGEPALANYHWLPSVRADLLAKLGRKAEARAEFERAAGMTRNARERELLLARARDMSDS, via the coding sequence ATGACGCAGGAGGCCGTGCATCGCGCCATCGAGGCAGTCTGGCGGATCGAGGCCGCCAGCGTCATCGCCGGCGTCGCGCGCCTGGTGCGCGACGTCGGGCTGGCTGAAGAGCTGGCGCAGGATGCCTTGGTCGCCGCCCTGGAACGCTGGCCCGAAACCGGCGTGCCGGACAACCCGGGAGCGTGGCTGATGACTACCGCCAAGAACCGCGCGCGCGACCGGCTGCGGCTGAACGCGCTGCATACGCGCAAGCACGAGCAGATCGGGCACGAGCTGGAGGCCCTGCAGGCTGACGTCGAGCCCGACTTCGTCGACGCGCTGGACGCCGCGCGCCAGGACGACATCGGCGACGACCTGCTGCGGCTGGTATTCACCGCCTGCCACCCGCTGCTGTCCACCGAGGCGCGCGTGGCGCTGACCCTGCGCCTGCTGGGCGGACTGACCACGGCCGAGATCGCGCGCGCCTTCCTGGCCTCGGAATCCACCATCGCGCAGCGCATCGTGCGCGCCAAGCGCAGCCTGTCCGCGGCCAACGTGCCGTTTGAAGTCCCCAGGGCCGAAGAGCGGGCGCCGCGCCTGGCGTCGGTGCTGGAAGTCATCTACCTGATCTTCAACGAGGGCTATTCGGCCACCTCCGGCGATGACTGGGTCCGTCCCGCGCTATGCGACGAAGCGCTGCGCCTGGGCCGCATCCTGGCCCAGCTCGCGCCCGGTGAAAGCGAGGTCCACGGATTGACCGCGTTGATGGAGCTGCAGGCTTCGCGCTTGCACGCGCGCACCGACGCGCAAGGCCGCCCCGTACTGCTCATGGAACAGGATCGCGGCCGCTGGGATCCGCTGCTGATCCGGCGCGGACTGGCGGCGCTGGCGCTGTCGGACAGCCTGGGCGCGCCGCGCGGCCCTTACGCCTTGCAGGCCGAGCTGGCCGCCTGCCACGCCCGCGCGCGCACGCCGGAGGAAACCGACTGGCCGCGCATCGTGGCGCTGTACGACGCGCTGGCGCAGGCCATGCCGTCGCCGGTGGTGGAGCTGAACCGCGCCGTCGCCGTGGGCATGGCGTTCGGCCCGCAGGCCGGGCTGGACCTGGCCGACCATCTGGCCGGGGAACCGGCGCTGGCCAATTACCACTGGCTGCCCAGCGTGCGCGCCGACCTGCTGGCCAAGCTGGGACGCAAGGCCGAAGCCCGCGCCGAGTTCGAACGCGCGGCCGGCATGACGCGCAACGCGCGCGAACGGGAACTGCTGCTGGCACGGGCGCGCGACATGTCCGACTCATAG
- a CDS encoding AraC family transcriptional regulator, with the protein MRPADHVASDPAAPVMPGVPQAFEHPGDRAEFRQAAHQPGVELYRAHIIRYAFEPHTHEAYGLGAIEAGVERFRYRGAEHLAPSGSVVLMNPDELHTGRAETEGGWRYRMVYLDPDVVARVAGESGWWFDTAVGHDAAGAQRVTTLLDTLWQAREPLAFDSALYALLGEFRRHARVPHAARDEGSPRFAPVIDYLRAHLARRLTLDELAAVAGLSPFHFLRSFQAQYHATPQQMLMALRLFEAKRRLAAGEPPAQVALAAGLTDQAHLTRAFCRRYGVTPSRYQKQVRA; encoded by the coding sequence ATGCGCCCTGCCGACCATGTCGCTTCCGATCCTGCCGCGCCCGTAATGCCGGGCGTGCCGCAGGCGTTCGAGCATCCCGGCGACCGGGCCGAGTTCCGCCAGGCGGCGCACCAGCCCGGCGTGGAGCTGTACCGCGCCCACATCATCCGCTACGCCTTCGAGCCCCACACCCACGAAGCCTACGGATTGGGCGCGATCGAGGCCGGCGTCGAGCGCTTCCGCTACCGTGGCGCGGAGCATCTGGCGCCCTCGGGCTCGGTGGTGCTGATGAATCCCGACGAATTGCATACCGGCCGCGCCGAAACCGAGGGCGGCTGGCGCTATCGCATGGTCTACCTGGACCCGGACGTGGTGGCGCGCGTGGCCGGCGAAAGCGGCTGGTGGTTCGATACGGCCGTCGGCCATGACGCCGCCGGCGCGCAGCGCGTCACCACGCTGCTGGACACCTTGTGGCAGGCGCGCGAGCCATTGGCTTTCGACAGCGCGCTGTACGCGCTGCTGGGAGAATTCCGCCGCCATGCGCGCGTGCCGCACGCGGCCCGCGACGAAGGCTCGCCGCGCTTTGCGCCCGTCATCGATTACCTGCGCGCGCATCTGGCGCGCCGCCTGACGCTGGACGAACTCGCGGCCGTGGCCGGGCTCAGCCCCTTTCATTTCCTGCGCAGCTTCCAGGCGCAGTACCACGCCACGCCGCAGCAGATGCTGATGGCGCTGCGGCTGTTCGAGGCCAAGCGCCGGCTGGCCGCGGGCGAGCCCCCGGCCCAGGTGGCGCTGGCGGCGGGGCTGACCGACCAGGCCCACCTGACCCGCGCCTTTTGCCGCCGCTACGGCGTCACGCCCTCGCGCTATCAGAAGCAAGTCCGCGCCTGA
- a CDS encoding DMT family transporter, translating to MWAGTLYALAAGLMWGLVFVGPLLLPEYPAALQSVARYLAFGLIALPLAWLDRRGLRQLQRADWIEALKLAAIGNLLYYLCLASAIQRAGGPVPTMIIGTLPVVIAISANLRNARRDGRLPWKRLAPALALIALGIACLNQVELQALRQEPDADMSRYAIGALLALGAVACWTWYPLRNADWLRAHPDRSPRTWATAQGVATLPLALAGYLVLWAGMAAAGSDFPMPAGPRPEVFLALMAIIGLFASWLGTLCWNEASQRLPTALAGQLIVFETLAALAYAYMLRGQMPQPLTLIGIACLMVGVLRAVRIKPEPLPAAA from the coding sequence ATGTGGGCTGGAACCCTTTACGCCCTGGCCGCCGGCCTGATGTGGGGCCTGGTGTTCGTGGGGCCCCTGCTGCTGCCGGAATACCCCGCCGCGCTGCAATCCGTGGCGCGCTATCTGGCGTTCGGCCTGATCGCGCTGCCGCTGGCCTGGCTGGACCGCCGCGGACTGCGCCAGTTGCAGCGCGCCGACTGGATCGAAGCGCTGAAGCTGGCCGCCATCGGCAACCTGCTCTACTACCTGTGCCTGGCTAGCGCCATCCAGCGCGCGGGCGGCCCCGTACCCACCATGATCATCGGCACCCTGCCCGTGGTCATCGCCATCAGCGCCAACCTGCGCAACGCCCGGCGCGACGGCCGGCTGCCATGGAAGCGGCTGGCGCCCGCGCTGGCCTTGATCGCGCTGGGCATCGCCTGCCTCAACCAGGTCGAGCTGCAGGCCCTGCGCCAGGAGCCCGACGCCGACATGTCGCGTTACGCCATCGGCGCGCTGCTGGCGCTGGGCGCGGTGGCCTGCTGGACCTGGTATCCGCTGCGCAACGCGGACTGGCTGCGCGCCCACCCCGACCGCAGCCCGCGCACCTGGGCCACGGCCCAGGGCGTGGCGACGCTGCCGCTGGCGCTGGCGGGCTATCTCGTATTGTGGGCCGGCATGGCCGCGGCTGGCAGCGACTTTCCCATGCCGGCCGGCCCCCGGCCCGAAGTCTTCCTGGCCTTGATGGCCATCATCGGCCTGTTCGCGTCCTGGCTGGGCACCTTGTGCTGGAACGAAGCCAGCCAGCGCCTGCCCACCGCCCTGGCCGGACAGCTGATCGTGTTCGAAACGCTCGCCGCGCTGGCCTATGCCTACATGCTGCGCGGGCAGATGCCCCAGCCACTGACGCTGATCGGCATCGCCTGCCTGATGGTGGGCGTGCTGCGCGCGGTGCGGATCAAGCCGGAACCGCTGCCCGCGGCTGCATAA
- a CDS encoding CynX/NimT family MFS transporter produces MGKEGTRWSAVLAIVGAGVVAALQVGKVIIAAPLLRKDMGLDLASIGALAAVFSILGLVGGIAAGGVINRYGARRMLLAGLVATAVGSVIGAMATAYSVLLASRVVEGLGFLMITVAGPAALQRMVTASTRDFAFALWSCYMPAGMAIAMLASQAFSGWQAYWWCAGAAVLVAIVCVAALAPANPGGASLSWRGLRQDTVDTMGTPGPRLLALSFTLYSLMFFALFTFLPVLLTEQLGLPLATAGLYSAIASAANVVGNLGAGVLLARGWRRSTLIACASLIMGAVALLIFRSVLPAMPTFLLCVLFSAVGGLIPATLLGTAPLLAPRPALTPASVGLVMQGSGLGQVIGPLAVGGAIDRYGWSVASLIVAAAGLGGVFLAWRLRRLKGPGL; encoded by the coding sequence ATGGGCAAGGAAGGAACGCGCTGGTCGGCGGTGCTGGCCATCGTGGGGGCGGGCGTGGTGGCGGCGCTGCAAGTGGGCAAGGTCATCATCGCCGCGCCCTTGCTGCGCAAGGACATGGGGTTGGACCTGGCCTCCATTGGTGCGTTGGCCGCGGTGTTTTCTATCCTGGGGCTGGTCGGCGGGATCGCGGCCGGGGGCGTCATCAACCGCTACGGCGCGCGACGCATGCTGCTGGCGGGTTTGGTGGCGACGGCGGTGGGTTCGGTGATAGGCGCGATGGCGACCGCCTACAGTGTCCTGCTGGCCTCGCGGGTGGTGGAGGGGCTGGGCTTCCTGATGATTACCGTGGCGGGGCCCGCGGCCCTGCAGCGCATGGTGACGGCGTCCACCCGCGACTTCGCCTTCGCGCTGTGGAGCTGCTACATGCCGGCCGGCATGGCGATTGCGATGCTGGCCTCGCAAGCCTTCAGCGGCTGGCAGGCCTACTGGTGGTGCGCGGGCGCGGCGGTGCTGGTGGCCATTGTGTGCGTGGCGGCGCTGGCGCCGGCCAACCCGGGCGGAGCCAGCCTGTCGTGGCGGGGCTTGCGGCAGGACACGGTCGATACCATGGGCACGCCCGGTCCGCGCCTGCTGGCGCTGTCGTTCACGCTCTACAGCCTGATGTTCTTCGCGCTGTTCACCTTCCTGCCCGTGCTGCTGACCGAGCAGTTGGGCCTGCCGCTGGCGACCGCCGGCCTGTACAGCGCCATCGCCAGCGCTGCCAACGTGGTCGGCAACCTGGGCGCGGGCGTGCTGCTGGCACGCGGCTGGCGCCGTTCGACATTGATCGCCTGCGCCAGCCTGATCATGGGCGCGGTGGCGCTCCTGATCTTCCGCTCCGTGCTGCCGGCCATGCCCACCTTCCTGTTGTGCGTGCTGTTCTCGGCGGTGGGCGGGCTGATACCGGCCACGCTGCTCGGCACGGCGCCGTTGCTGGCGCCGCGGCCCGCGTTGACGCCGGCTTCGGTGGGGCTGGTGATGCAGGGCAGCGGCCTGGGCCAGGTGATAGGCCCGCTGGCGGTAGGCGGCGCGATCGACCGCTACGGCTGGTCGGTGGCTTCGCTCATCGTGGCCGCGGCCGGGCTGGGCGGGGTCTTCCTGGCATGGCGCCTGCGGCGCTTGAAAGGCCCCGGGCTGTAG
- a CDS encoding LysR family transcriptional regulator, producing MIDALTLDQLRVFAAVADAGSFRAAARRLSRVQSAVSHAIANMEAQLGVTLFDRSGHRPVMTPEGAALLANARDILLRVDAMRARAQGLGEGVELELSLAVDTLFPIAEVGAALNALRAAYPSVAVRVSVLPLGGPVEALLTRSHTLAIVAGDHFRNPRIVMQALSSVQMVAVVGAGHALAQRVAADIPLGPADLADHVQIVQMDPSSLTQGRDFAVLSPQTCRVSGQDTKHALILAGVGWGRLPFWQVQRDLAEGRLLRLPTDSLGRGSQVASETYLAHRIDQPLGPAARVLAAALRAAAHQGLDAGDAGARA from the coding sequence ATGATAGACGCCCTGACCCTGGACCAGTTGCGCGTGTTCGCCGCCGTGGCCGACGCCGGCAGTTTCCGCGCGGCCGCGCGCCGCCTGTCGCGGGTGCAGTCGGCCGTCAGCCACGCCATCGCCAATATGGAAGCGCAGCTGGGCGTGACGCTGTTCGACCGCAGCGGCCACCGGCCCGTGATGACGCCAGAAGGGGCTGCGCTGCTGGCCAACGCCCGCGACATCCTGCTGCGCGTGGACGCCATGCGCGCCCGCGCCCAGGGCCTGGGCGAAGGCGTCGAGCTGGAACTGTCGCTGGCAGTGGACACGCTGTTTCCGATCGCCGAGGTGGGCGCCGCCCTGAACGCCCTGCGCGCGGCCTACCCGTCCGTCGCCGTCCGGGTTTCGGTGCTGCCCCTGGGCGGCCCGGTGGAAGCGCTGCTGACACGCAGCCACACGCTGGCCATCGTCGCCGGCGACCATTTCCGCAACCCGCGCATCGTGATGCAGGCGCTGTCGTCCGTGCAGATGGTGGCGGTGGTCGGCGCCGGACATGCGTTGGCGCAGCGCGTCGCCGCCGACATCCCGCTGGGTCCGGCGGACCTCGCCGATCATGTGCAGATCGTGCAAATGGACCCGTCCTCGCTGACACAGGGCCGGGACTTTGCGGTGCTGTCGCCGCAGACCTGCCGCGTCAGCGGCCAGGACACCAAGCACGCCCTGATCCTGGCTGGCGTGGGCTGGGGCCGGCTGCCGTTCTGGCAGGTGCAGCGCGATCTGGCCGAAGGCCGGCTGCTGCGGCTGCCGACCGACAGCCTGGGCCGCGGCAGCCAGGTGGCCAGCGAAACCTATCTGGCGCACCGCATCGACCAGCCCCTGGGACCCGCTGCCCGCGTGCTGGCGGCCGCCTTGCGAGCCGCCGCGCATCAGGGCTTGGATGCCGGGGACGCCGGCGCGCGCGCATAG
- a CDS encoding DUF169 domain-containing protein encodes MEETTLNWASLVDELNKLLRLKTTVIGMKLYEREEDMAAVKGLRRPQATHTTDQIVGMAARLGWTVGITGDDLVGAQCRAVIGLGPQDQAWKRGEDYVGVWHATQEDAQARQEALSCVPAGKYRGLVVSPLAAGRLDPPDICLIYATPGQMIILINGLQWKNYRRFDWSVVGETACADSWGRALATGEPSLSLPCYAERRYGGVPDEEMLMALPPRYLPIAIEGMKALSANGLRYPIPPYGIQNDVRAGMGVSYARAPASPASKP; translated from the coding sequence ATGGAAGAGACGACACTGAACTGGGCATCGCTGGTCGATGAACTGAACAAATTGCTGCGCCTGAAGACCACGGTCATCGGCATGAAGCTCTACGAACGTGAAGAAGATATGGCGGCGGTAAAGGGCTTGCGGCGGCCGCAGGCCACGCACACCACCGACCAGATCGTCGGCATGGCCGCCCGGCTCGGCTGGACCGTAGGCATCACGGGCGACGACCTGGTCGGCGCCCAATGCCGCGCCGTGATCGGCCTGGGGCCGCAGGACCAAGCCTGGAAGCGCGGCGAGGATTACGTGGGCGTGTGGCACGCCACCCAGGAAGACGCCCAGGCGCGCCAGGAGGCATTGTCCTGTGTACCTGCGGGCAAATATCGCGGGCTGGTGGTGTCGCCGCTGGCCGCGGGCCGGCTGGACCCGCCCGACATCTGCCTGATCTACGCCACGCCGGGCCAGATGATCATCCTGATCAACGGCCTGCAATGGAAGAATTACCGACGCTTCGACTGGAGCGTGGTGGGCGAGACGGCCTGTGCGGACTCCTGGGGCCGGGCGCTGGCCACCGGCGAACCCAGCCTGTCCTTGCCCTGTTACGCGGAGCGCCGCTACGGCGGCGTGCCCGACGAGGAAATGCTGATGGCCTTGCCGCCGCGCTACCTGCCCATCGCCATCGAGGGCATGAAGGCCTTGTCGGCCAACGGTCTGCGCTATCCGATTCCGCCCTACGGCATCCAGAACGACGTGCGCGCCGGCATGGGCGTCAGCTATGCGCGCGCGCCGGCGTCCCCGGCATCCAAGCCCTGA